One window of the Frigoribacterium sp. Leaf415 genome contains the following:
- a CDS encoding carbohydrate ABC transporter permease, with the protein MSTDILERREAVPDGRSGGTHVPPAGPGRPRRRRRPDAGQLTAWAFIAPVVLYLAVFYAYPLIRNVDLSVRDYTVRSFIDGTAPFIGFENFTDVFASPTFGPALVNTLLFTGVSIAFQFSIGMALAVFFFQRFPLSSTLRALFLVPWLLPLIVSASTWSWMLNSESGVVNSVIETFGGSQVNWLTSPQWALTSVIVANIWIGIPFNLVILYSGLQNISGDLYEAAALDGANAWQKFWRITFPLLRPVSAITILLGLVYTLKVFDIIWIMTRGGPGDASTTFAIWSYQLGFGSTLPTFGPAAAVGNLLIVLALICGFVYLRVQRKQSRS; encoded by the coding sequence ATGAGCACCGACATCCTCGAACGTCGTGAGGCCGTGCCCGACGGACGGTCGGGCGGGACGCACGTCCCGCCCGCCGGCCCCGGCCGCCCGAGGCGTCGCCGTCGCCCCGACGCGGGCCAGCTGACCGCCTGGGCCTTCATCGCCCCGGTCGTCCTCTACCTCGCGGTCTTCTACGCCTACCCGTTGATCCGCAACGTCGACCTGTCGGTCCGCGACTACACCGTGCGGTCGTTCATCGACGGCACGGCACCGTTCATCGGGTTCGAGAACTTCACCGACGTCTTCGCCAGCCCGACGTTCGGCCCGGCCCTCGTCAACACGCTGCTGTTCACGGGCGTCTCGATCGCGTTCCAGTTCTCGATCGGCATGGCACTCGCGGTCTTCTTCTTCCAGAGGTTCCCGCTGTCGTCGACGTTGCGCGCGTTGTTCCTCGTGCCGTGGCTGCTGCCGTTGATCGTCAGCGCGTCGACCTGGTCCTGGATGCTCAACAGCGAGAGCGGCGTCGTCAACTCGGTGATCGAGACCTTCGGCGGCAGCCAGGTCAACTGGCTCACCTCTCCGCAGTGGGCGTTGACGAGCGTGATCGTCGCCAACATCTGGATCGGCATCCCGTTCAACCTGGTCATCCTCTACAGCGGCCTGCAGAACATCTCGGGTGACCTCTACGAAGCGGCGGCGCTCGACGGCGCGAACGCCTGGCAGAAGTTCTGGCGCATCACGTTCCCGCTGCTGCGCCCGGTGTCGGCCATCACCATCCTGCTCGGCCTCGTCTACACGCTGAAGGTCTTCGACATCATCTGGATCATGACCCGGGGCGGCCCGGGCGACGCCTCGACCACCTTCGCCATCTGGTCGTACCAGTTGGGCTTCGGCTCGACCCTCCCGACCTTCGGCCCCGCGGCCGCCGTCGGCAACCTGCTGATCGTGCTGGCCCTGATCTGCGGATTCGTCTACCTGCGCGTGCAGAGGAAGCAGAGTCGGTCATGA
- a CDS encoding sugar ABC transporter substrate-binding protein translates to MISFICSKKTAVAVVGLAAVSLALTGCAGGSSGGSSSAASGTYTFWDPYPQFDDSSDWAKLVQACGTEAGVTVERTGYDTSDLTSKALLAGQQGNSPDLLLVDNPVVSTLAEAGLLTDTDETGADTSDIEQNILAAGQIDGATYGVPIGANTLALYYNKTVLDAAGVDPASITDWDTLTSALEKVSASGGKGITFSAIGTEEGSFQFLPWYWGSGAELTDLSSDDAVSALDLWTGWVEDGYAPNSVIGNTQTTSWQEFLTGEYAFGENGTWQLAGVKDSGIDYGIISIPAKDGGAAPAPTGGEFLTVPVQSDDARYDVSEKIRACLTSTDNLVATDTTLSYVAPTKDAQEQQVQADPDLEPWVTAVGDAKGRTSDDLGTEYPKISEQLWKAVQNSLSGSSSAQDALDEAQQAAESATK, encoded by the coding sequence GTGATCTCGTTCATCTGCAGCAAGAAGACGGCCGTCGCCGTCGTGGGTCTGGCCGCCGTGTCGCTCGCCCTGACCGGGTGTGCCGGTGGCTCGTCGGGCGGCAGCAGCTCGGCCGCGTCGGGGACGTACACCTTCTGGGACCCGTACCCGCAGTTCGACGACTCGTCCGACTGGGCGAAGCTGGTGCAGGCCTGTGGCACCGAGGCCGGCGTCACCGTCGAACGCACCGGCTACGACACCTCCGACCTGACGAGCAAGGCCCTCCTCGCCGGCCAGCAGGGCAACTCGCCCGACCTGCTGCTCGTCGACAACCCCGTCGTCTCGACGCTGGCCGAGGCGGGCCTGCTGACCGACACCGACGAGACCGGTGCCGACACCTCGGACATCGAGCAGAACATCCTCGCGGCCGGACAGATCGACGGTGCGACGTACGGGGTGCCCATCGGCGCCAACACCCTGGCGCTGTACTACAACAAGACCGTCCTCGACGCGGCGGGCGTCGACCCCGCGTCGATCACCGACTGGGACACCCTGACCTCGGCCCTCGAGAAGGTCTCGGCCTCCGGCGGCAAGGGCATCACCTTCTCGGCCATCGGCACCGAAGAAGGAAGCTTCCAGTTCTTGCCCTGGTACTGGGGGTCCGGTGCCGAGCTGACCGACCTCTCGTCCGACGACGCCGTGTCGGCGCTCGACCTCTGGACCGGGTGGGTCGAGGACGGCTACGCCCCGAACTCGGTCATCGGCAACACGCAGACCACGAGCTGGCAGGAGTTCCTCACGGGGGAGTACGCCTTCGGCGAGAACGGCACCTGGCAACTGGCCGGCGTCAAGGACTCGGGCATCGACTACGGCATCATCTCGATCCCCGCGAAGGACGGAGGCGCGGCACCGGCCCCCACGGGCGGTGAGTTCCTGACGGTCCCCGTCCAGAGCGACGACGCCCGGTACGACGTCAGCGAGAAGATCCGGGCGTGCCTGACGAGCACCGACAACCTCGTGGCCACCGACACGACCCTGTCTTACGTCGCGCCGACGAAGGACGCGCAGGAGCAGCAGGTGCAGGCCGACCCCGACCTCGAACCGTGGGTCACCGCCGTCGGCGATGCCAAGGGGCGCACGAGCGACGATCTCGGCACCGAGTACCCGAAGATCTCGGAGCAGCTCTGGAAGGCCGTCCAGAACAGCCTCAGCGGGTCGTCGTCGGCCCAGGACGCCCTCGACGAGGCCCAGCAGGCCGCCGAGTCGGCCACGAAGTGA
- a CDS encoding LacI family DNA-binding transcriptional regulator: MGTSSGGRGTGAPVTLADVARAAGVSVATASKALNGRAQVRESTRVKVREAAAALSFTPNFFAQALNSQRTGTIGMVTSDLDNRFVLPVLLGAEDAFGSGSLSVLLADARDDALREQLHLQNLLTRRVDGLLIVGRTTNPRPPAPVLADVPVVYVYAPSTDPTDASFTPDNVQAGRLAAEHLIAKGRRRIALVNGESSYAASRDRAAGVLAATQAAGLELVGGASLYGQWGEAWGRDCARLLVRGDETVDAIVAGSDHIARGVLDALRDEGRSVPGDVAVMGFDNWDVLVRESRPTLTSVDMNLEQLGRAAAQHLVDAIGGSTSAGVTYGAVRVHERESTG; the protein is encoded by the coding sequence ATGGGTACGAGCAGCGGTGGTCGAGGGACGGGGGCGCCCGTCACGCTCGCGGACGTGGCCCGGGCCGCCGGCGTCTCGGTGGCGACCGCGTCGAAGGCCCTCAACGGGCGGGCCCAGGTGCGCGAGAGCACGCGCGTCAAGGTGCGAGAGGCCGCCGCCGCCCTCTCGTTCACCCCGAACTTCTTCGCCCAGGCCCTCAACTCCCAGCGCACCGGCACGATCGGCATGGTCACGAGCGACCTCGACAACCGTTTCGTCCTGCCCGTGCTGCTCGGCGCCGAGGACGCCTTCGGCTCGGGGTCGCTCTCGGTGCTGCTGGCCGACGCCCGCGACGACGCCCTGCGTGAGCAGTTGCACCTGCAGAACCTGCTCACCCGACGCGTCGACGGGCTCCTGATCGTGGGCCGCACCACCAACCCCCGCCCCCCGGCTCCCGTCCTCGCCGACGTGCCGGTGGTCTACGTCTACGCGCCGTCGACCGACCCGACCGACGCGTCCTTCACCCCCGACAACGTGCAGGCCGGCCGTCTCGCCGCCGAGCACCTCATCGCCAAGGGTCGGCGGCGCATCGCGCTCGTGAACGGCGAGTCGTCGTACGCCGCCTCACGCGACCGGGCGGCGGGGGTGCTGGCCGCCACGCAGGCCGCCGGGCTCGAGCTCGTCGGCGGTGCCTCGTTGTACGGGCAGTGGGGCGAGGCCTGGGGGCGGGACTGCGCGCGCCTCCTCGTCCGGGGCGACGAGACCGTCGACGCGATCGTCGCGGGCAGCGACCACATCGCCCGCGGCGTGCTCGACGCGCTGCGCGACGAGGGCCGGTCGGTGCCGGGCGACGTCGCCGTCATGGGCTTCGACAACTGGGACGTCCTCGTCCGCGAGTCACGCCCGACGCTGACCAGCGTGGACATGAACCTCGAACAGCTCGGCCGGGCGGCCGCCCAGCACCTGGTCGACGCGATCGGGGGCTCGACCTCGGCGGGCGTGACCTACGGAGCCGTGCGCGTGCACGAACGCGAGTCGACCGGCTGA
- a CDS encoding SDR family oxidoreductase, which produces MERFTDKVVLITGGGSGLGRAAAVRVASEGAKLALVDVSEKGLADSQAAVLEAVPGAEVLTVVADVSSEDDVARYVSATVERFGRIDAFFNNAGIEGKQNLTERFGADEFDKVVSINLRGVFLGLEKVLGVMRSQGDGGAVVNTASVGGIRGVGNQSGYAAAKHGVVGLTRNSAVEYGEFGIRVNAIAPGAIWTPMVEASMRQIDAENPEKAAEQFIQINPTKRYGKADEIASVVAFLLSDDATYVNAAVVPIDGGQSAKY; this is translated from the coding sequence ATGGAGCGTTTCACCGACAAGGTCGTCCTCATCACCGGCGGAGGGTCGGGCCTCGGCCGGGCCGCCGCCGTCCGCGTCGCGAGCGAGGGCGCGAAGCTCGCCCTCGTCGACGTCTCGGAGAAGGGCCTCGCCGACTCGCAGGCCGCCGTGCTCGAGGCCGTTCCCGGGGCCGAGGTGCTGACCGTCGTCGCCGACGTGTCGAGCGAGGACGACGTCGCGCGCTACGTGTCGGCGACGGTCGAGCGCTTCGGGCGCATCGACGCGTTCTTCAACAACGCCGGCATCGAGGGGAAGCAGAACCTCACCGAGCGGTTCGGCGCCGACGAGTTCGACAAGGTCGTCTCGATCAACCTGCGCGGGGTGTTCCTCGGTCTCGAGAAGGTGCTCGGCGTCATGCGTTCGCAGGGCGACGGCGGTGCCGTGGTCAACACCGCGAGCGTCGGCGGCATCCGCGGCGTCGGCAACCAGTCGGGCTACGCCGCGGCCAAGCACGGCGTCGTCGGTCTGACCCGCAACTCGGCCGTCGAGTACGGCGAGTTCGGCATCCGCGTCAACGCGATCGCCCCCGGCGCCATCTGGACGCCCATGGTCGAGGCCTCGATGCGTCAGATCGACGCCGAGAACCCTGAGAAGGCCGCCGAGCAGTTCATCCAGATCAACCCGACCAAGCGCTACGGCAAGGCCGACGAGATCGCCTCGGTCGTCGCCTTCCTTCTGTCGGACGACGCCACCTACGTCAACGCGGCCGTCGTGCCCATCGACGGCGGGCAGTCCGCGAAGTATTGA